Below is a genomic region from Campylobacter showae CSUNSWCD.
CGCTCTTTGGTAACGGCGTTAGCGGAAATTTCTTTTCATAAGCCTTTACTCCCTCTTCAAAAGCGTCCAAACACGCTACGGCTTGCTCGGGCGAGAAAATCAGCGTCGCATTTACCGCGATACCGCGCGCAGTTAGAGCGCTCATCGCTTCAAAGCCGGCTTTTGTAGCAGGTATTTTTATCATGACGTTTGGCATGCCGATCTCCGCGTGAAGTCTAGCACCCTCATCTACCGTAGCTGCGGCATTATCGCAAAAGCTAGGATCAACCTCTATACTAACAAAACCGTCGTCGCCGTTTACATAATGCTTCAAAAGTTTTATTGCAGCTATCTTGATATCTTGCATCGCGAGCGTCTCATAAAGCACCTTCGGATATTTTTTACCCATTTGGCTAATGACGTCTTTATAAGAATCCGATAAAAACGCAGCCTTAAAGATGGACGGGTTTGAAGTCACGCCGTTAATCGTGCCACTTTGAAGTAAATTTACAAACTCGTTTTGTAAAAAATCGCGCTCGATAAAGTCGCACCACAATGAAAAATTTATATCGTTATTAAACATTTTTCTCGCCTTTTTATATCAAATTTACGATCTCGCGCAAATCTTTTTTATCCACGCAACAAGTTGCCGCTTGCCTCAAAATTTGCTTTGCGCAAAATGCGATTTTTAAATTTGAATGCTCAAACATAGATAGGTCGTTGGCGCCGTCGCCCACGCTCATCGTCTGCTCTTTTGAGATTCCAAGCAAATTTTGTAAATTTGCAAGCATCGCGCCTTTTGAAAAGCCAAACATCATTTCGCCCCCCACGAGTCCAGTCAGGACGCCGTCTTTGTGATGCAGGATATTCGCGAAACTAGCATCAAATTTGAGCTTTTCTTGCGCTCTATCGGTGCCCGAGTGAAATCCGCCGCTAAAAACTACGACCTTGATGCCCTTACTTTTTAGATGCGCGATCAACTCGGCGGCTCCTGGCATGAGCGGCAAATTTGAGCAAATTTGATCTACTTTAGCAAGCTCAAGCCCCTTTAAAAGCGAAACGCGGCGCGTCAAGCTCTCGAAAAAATCAAGTTCGCCAGCCATCGCTTTTGCAGTTATTTCGCTAACCTCATCGCCCACGCCTTTTGCCGCAGCTAAAAAATCTATCGTCTCACCGTCCATCAGCGTCGAATCAAAATCAAATACACAAAGCTTTATCAAAATTAATCCTAAAAATCACGTTTCAATAGCGTTTCGACTTTTAAAATCGTAAGAATACTATTATCTCTCTTACCGATGCCATAAATCATACCCTTATCTCTTAAAAGCGTTTCAGGCGGCGGATCGATCCTATTTTGCTGTATCCTAATAGCTTCCGTTAGCCTATCAATCACAAATCCAGCAACGTTATCGCCGTCTTTCATTACTATATATCTAGTACTCGTGCTCGGTTTTGCGGCATTTAGAGAAAATTTCTTTCTCAAGTCGATTAACGGGATGACGCTACCGCGCAAGTTAAATACGCCCAAAACATACTCAGGTACGCTAGGCACGCGAGTGTATTCGATGGGCTTAATTATCTCTTGGATATTTAAAATAGGTATCGCATACTCCTCGTCGCCCACGATAAAGCCGACTAGCTGGACGATCTCCTCGTGCTCTTTTTCGTTTGGGTCTATCACCTGTCTTTTTTGTCTTTTTAGAACCTGATTTAGTTTGTCGTTCATGTTCTATCCTATTAGTTTGATATTTTTTCTAACTACGTTTTCAAGGTACTCGGACGAATACGGCTTAGTTATATACTCGGTCATTCCTACTTCCACGCCTCTTAGCCTATCGGCCTTTGACGTCCTTGAGGTTACCGCAATAAGCGGCAAATTTCTATATTTTGAGTACTTGCGAATTTCGCCCGCTAGCGTGTAGCCGTCCATTCGCGGCATTTCGATATCGATTAGCATCGCATCAAGCGCATGTTCGCCAGATTTTACGATAGTTAGAGCCTCGACGCCGTTAGTGGCCTCTATCACCGTTACGCCAAGAGGGGCTAGCGATTTTTGCATTATGGTTCTGTCCATCTTCGAGTCGTCGACGATCAGCACCTTGTAGTCGCTCGGTTTTTCTTTAACGCTTTTTGAGGATTCCATGCTGGCTTTTATGTCTACTTTTATATCTTTTGCCATCTCCATCATCATACCTACGTCGATGATGAGTGTTACGCGGCCGTCGCCTCTTATCGTGGCTCCCGCGATTCCAGGGATATTTTGGAGATAATCACCCATTGATTTAATTACGATCTCCTCTTGTCCTACGAGGCTATCTACGATGATGCCTAGTTTTGCCTCCGCTACGCCGATAACGACCACGTATGTCTGATCGCCGCCGTCAAAGACCTGCTTGACGCCAAAGATATCAGATAGCTTAACCAGCGACAACACCTCGTCGCGTAGTCTGAGCACGTTTTTGCCGTCAATCGTATAGATATCGTCGATCGGCACGCGCACGGTCTCTAAAACGCTTGCTAGAGGAATAGCGAAAAACTCCTCTTGTGCGCCTACTAAAAGCGACTGTATGATAGCTAGCGTGAGCGGAATCTTTAGCTTCATCGTCGTGCCCTTACCCACTTCGCTTTCGATGTCGATTATACCGTTTAGCTTTTCGATATTCGTTTTTACGACGTCCATTCCCACACCGCGGCCGCTTACGTTAGTTACCTTCGCAGCAGTCGAAAATCCAGGCTTAAATATAAGTCCGAACGCCTCTTTATCGCTCATAGTATCGGCTTCGCGCTCGGTGATGATGCCCTTTTCTATCGAGCGTGCCTTTAGCATATCGGCATCTAATCCCTTACCGTCGTCGGTGATCTCGACTACGATATGGTTGCCTTCGTTATAGGCTTTTAGCTGGATGGTGCCTTTTTCCGGTTTGCCAGCAGCTAGTCTGGTAGCGCCGTCTTCGATACCGTGGTCGCACGAGTTTCTTATCATATGCACGAGTGGATCGCCGATTTGCTCGACGATGGATTTATCAAGCTCCGTCTCCTCGCCCGTGATCTCAAGGTCGATTTGCTTATTTAGCTCGCGGCTTAGATCGCGGATCATGCGAGGAAATTTATTAAATACCTTTGCAATAGGTAGCATCCTTGTTTTCATAACGGCTAGCTGTATGTCAGTAGTTACTAGGCTTAGGCTGGATACTACTTGATTTAGCTCCTCGAGGAATTTCTCGCCCTCATATCTCTCCTCGACGTCGTCGTAAATTTTAAGCAATCTGTTTTTGCCAAGCACCAGCTCGCCGATCAGGTTCATCAGGTGATCTAGACGCTTAACCTCGACGCGTATAGTCTGCTCGTCCGCGCTAGCTCCACTTGATGGAGCGGGTACTTTTTTGTCCTCTTTTTTGTTGGCAGGCTTTGCTGGAGCGGGCTTTGGAGCCGGTGCAGAATTTGAGGGAGCTGGAGCTTGCGGCGCAGCCGGTGCAGTAGGTTTTGGCGCTTCGCCTGCTGCTGCTTTTTGAGCGCGTCTTGCCTGATCTTCAGCCTTTCTTACTTTCAGCAGTCTTTCTATCTCGGCTTCGACCTCGTCGTCGCTTAAATTTGACAAATTTTCATCACTAACCGGTTCAGGCTCTTTTGGCGCCTCTACTACAGGCTCTGGTACCACGGGTGCAGGCTCGCTAACGGCCGCACTCGGGGCTTCACCTTCGGATATTGCGGTTAGTCTTTTGCAGATATCGCCTATCTCGATGCCTACGTCCGTATCGTTGCCGCTATCTCTGATACCGTGGAGTAAGCCCTTCATCATATCCACAGACTCTAGCACCACGTCCATGATATCCGGAGTTATCTTTAGTTCATTTCGGCGCGCTTTATTTAATACATCCTCCATATGGTGAGTTAATTTTGTAAGGATATCGAAATTTAAAAAGCTCGATGACCCCTTGACCGTATGCGCAACGCGGAAAATTCTATTTAAAAGCTCTAAGTCTTCAGGATTAGACTCAAGTTCTATGAGGTCATGGTCTATTTGTTCTACTAGTTCGAAGGCTTCAACCAGGAAGTCTTCCATTATCTCTCTCATATCATCCATGATTTCCCCCTTATTTCTTGTTCGCTTCGATCACGCGAAGCACCTCGTTATAAAATAGCGACGCGTCAAATTTGGTTAGATACGCGGCAGCTCCGGCCTCTTTACTTTGAGCTTCGCTGTAGTCGTTGCTTATAGAAGAGTTAAATATAATAGGAATTCCCGCATATCTTGGATTATTCTTTAGAGTCGATGCAAAGCGATATCCGTCCATCTGAGGCATTTCGATGTCGCTCAAAATCACTCTTAAAAATTGACTTAG
It encodes:
- a CDS encoding transaldolase — encoded protein: MFNNDINFSLWCDFIERDFLQNEFVNLLQSGTINGVTSNPSIFKAAFLSDSYKDVISQMGKKYPKVLYETLAMQDIKIAAIKLLKHYVNGDDGFVSIEVDPSFCDNAAATVDEGARLHAEIGMPNVMIKIPATKAGFEAMSALTARGIAVNATLIFSPEQAVACLDAFEEGVKAYEKKFPLTPLPKSVISIFVSRFDRLLDEKMRENSLPTGQIGIMNATKIYKIIENKSLPTTRALFASTGVKGDDLAKDYYVKELMYQNAINTAPLDTIKAFIASKNEPKTAVSDDSIEKFFGVVKRADIDMEKVYKDLLSDGLKQFVTAFEDIMKALK
- the serB gene encoding phosphoserine phosphatase SerB, coding for MIKLCVFDFDSTLMDGETIDFLAAAKGVGDEVSEITAKAMAGELDFFESLTRRVSLLKGLELAKVDQICSNLPLMPGAAELIAHLKSKGIKVVVFSGGFHSGTDRAQEKLKFDASFANILHHKDGVLTGLVGGEMMFGFSKGAMLANLQNLLGISKEQTMSVGDGANDLSMFEHSNLKIAFCAKQILRQAATCCVDKKDLREIVNLI
- a CDS encoding chemotaxis protein CheW — its product is MNDKLNQVLKRQKRQVIDPNEKEHEEIVQLVGFIVGDEEYAIPILNIQEIIKPIEYTRVPSVPEYVLGVFNLRGSVIPLIDLRKKFSLNAAKPSTSTRYIVMKDGDNVAGFVIDRLTEAIRIQQNRIDPPPETLLRDKGMIYGIGKRDNSILTILKVETLLKRDF
- a CDS encoding hybrid sensor histidine kinase/response regulator: MDDMREIMEDFLVEAFELVEQIDHDLIELESNPEDLELLNRIFRVAHTVKGSSSFLNFDILTKLTHHMEDVLNKARRNELKITPDIMDVVLESVDMMKGLLHGIRDSGNDTDVGIEIGDICKRLTAISEGEAPSAAVSEPAPVVPEPVVEAPKEPEPVSDENLSNLSDDEVEAEIERLLKVRKAEDQARRAQKAAAGEAPKPTAPAAPQAPAPSNSAPAPKPAPAKPANKKEDKKVPAPSSGASADEQTIRVEVKRLDHLMNLIGELVLGKNRLLKIYDDVEERYEGEKFLEELNQVVSSLSLVTTDIQLAVMKTRMLPIAKVFNKFPRMIRDLSRELNKQIDLEITGEETELDKSIVEQIGDPLVHMIRNSCDHGIEDGATRLAAGKPEKGTIQLKAYNEGNHIVVEITDDGKGLDADMLKARSIEKGIITEREADTMSDKEAFGLIFKPGFSTAAKVTNVSGRGVGMDVVKTNIEKLNGIIDIESEVGKGTTMKLKIPLTLAIIQSLLVGAQEEFFAIPLASVLETVRVPIDDIYTIDGKNVLRLRDEVLSLVKLSDIFGVKQVFDGGDQTYVVVIGVAEAKLGIIVDSLVGQEEIVIKSMGDYLQNIPGIAGATIRGDGRVTLIIDVGMMMEMAKDIKVDIKASMESSKSVKEKPSDYKVLIVDDSKMDRTIMQKSLAPLGVTVIEATNGVEALTIVKSGEHALDAMLIDIEMPRMDGYTLAGEIRKYSKYRNLPLIAVTSRTSKADRLRGVEVGMTEYITKPYSSEYLENVVRKNIKLIG